In Trifolium pratense cultivar HEN17-A07 linkage group LG7, ARS_RC_1.1, whole genome shotgun sequence, a genomic segment contains:
- the LOC123894048 gene encoding ETHYLENE INSENSITIVE 3-like 3 protein encodes MAEIEEIGPDVCSDLDVDDIRDQNIPEKDVSDEDIEPEDLERRMWKDRIKLKRLKEKQKLEARQAAEKQKPRQSSDQARRKKMSRAQDGILKYMLKLMEVCKARGFVYGIIPEKGKPVSGSSDNIRAWWKEKVKFDRNGPAAIAKYEAECLAMIEADNNRNGNPQSMLQDLQDATLGSLLSSLMQHCDPPQRKYPLEKGVPPPWWPTGNEDWWLHLNLPHGQGPPYKKPHDLKKMWKVGVLTAVIKHMSPDIAKIRRHVRQSKCLQDKMTAKESSIWLGVLSREEALIRQPSSDNGTSGITEMPVGIPIENKQPGTSSASNYDVENYDVDVTDDGVGSVSSKEDRSNQFMDAEPSDNLRRSSVKDTDRAQKPRKKRPRSRSKAANKLPAQSDNEILNVEPISKVPNINGREAHAVGLLRIHGNEQVNGTDSVLRLPERGHEVPVQLAAPEFDHYSYMHANNVMSPESVYMSGRPLHYPHLQNPPDMPHEDTYIFNTVGGGYGPSQDGPHQHLQPGPAANIEPGYGPSQDGPHQHLQPGPAANIEPGYGPSQDGPHQHLQPSPAANIEPGYGPSQDGPHQHLLPSPVANIEPIRQPENAAITMPPAHMRGDEITGGDMNYFAKDAFQNELDRPIEPFFGSPISNMPFDFGGLNSPPFHLDDFLGDDEMIQYFGA; translated from the exons ATGGCTGAAATTGAAGAAATTGGACCTGATGTTTG CTCAGATTTAGATGTTGACGATATCAGAGATCAAAACATACCGGAGAAAGATGTTAGTGACGAAGATATTGAACCGGAAGATTTGGAGAGGCGGATGTGGAAGGATCGTATCAAACTCAAAAGGCTCAAGGAAAAACAAAAGCTTGAAGCACGGCAAGCTGCAGAGAAGCAAAAGCCAAGGCAATCATCTGATCAAGCTCGTAGGAAGAAAATGTCGAGGGCACAAGATGGGATTCTTAAGTATATGCTGAAGCTCATGGAAGTCTGCAAAGCTCGTGGATTTGTGTATGGAATCATTCCTGAGAAGGGGAAGCCAGTAAGTGGTTCCTCTGATAACATCAGAGCTTGGTGGAAAGAAAAGGTCAAATTCGATAGGAATGGTCCTGCAGCCATAGCCAAGTATGAAGCAGAGTGTCTTGCTATGATTGAGGCTGACAATAACCGAAACGGGAACCCTCAGAGCATGCTCCAAGACCTGCAAGATGCAACTCTCGGGTCGCTCTTGTCTTCTTTGATGCAACACTGTGATCCTCCTCAGAGGAAATATCCGTTGGAAAAGGGTGTTCCCCCGCCTTGGTGGCCTACCGGGAATGAAGATTGGTGGTTACATTTGAATTTACCTCATGGTCAGGGTCCTCCTTACAAGAAACCTCACGATTTAAAGAAGATGTGGAAAGTGGGAGTGCTAACTGCTGTGATAAAACACATGTCACCTGATATCGCAAAAATAAGGAGGCACGTCCGCCAATCAAAATGCTTGCAAGACAAGATGACGGCAAAGGAAAGTTCAATTTGGTTGGGGGTATTAAGTCGAGAAGAAGCTCTCATTAGGCAGCCTAGTAGTGATAATGGTACGTCTGGAATAACCGAAATGCCAGTCGGTATTCCTATTGAGAATAAGCAACCTGGTACTAGTAGTGCAAGCAACTATGATGTTGAGAACTATGATGTTGATGTTACTGACGATGGCGTTGGTTCTGTTTCTTCCAAAGAAGACAGGAGCAATCAGTTTATGGATGCCGAGCCATCAGATAACTTGCGCAGGAGTTCTGTCAAAGACACAGATAGAGCTCAAAAACCTAGAAAGAAACGACCACGTTCAAGGTCAAAAGCAGCCAACAAATTACCAGCGCAATCTGACAATGAAATTTTAAATGTTGAACCTATAAGCAAAGTGCCCAACATCAATGGAAGAGAAGCACATGCAGTTGGACTCCTCCGGATTCATGGAAATGAACAGGTCAATGGAACTGATTCTGTTTTGAGACTGCCTGAAAGAGGACACGAGGTGCCAGTTCAACTAGCAGCACCCGAGTTTGATCATTACTCTTATATGCATGCAAACAACGTAATGTCTCCAGAAAGCGTGTATATGAGTGGAAGGCCATTGCACTATCCTCACTTGCAAAACCCTCCTGACATGCCTCATGAAGATACTTATATCTTCAATACAGTCGGAGGAGGATATGGTCCTAGTCAGGATGGGCCGCATCAACATCTGCAGCCCGGTCCCGCTGCGAACATTGAACCAGGATATGGTCCTAGTCAGGATGGGCCACATCAGCATCTGCAGCCCGGTCCCGCCGCAAACATTGAACCAGGATATGGTCCTAGTCAGGATGGGCCACATCAGCATCTGCAGCCCAGTCCCGCCGCAAACATTGAACCAGGATATGGTCCTAGTCAGGATGGGCCGCATCAGCATCTGCTTCCTAGTCCTGTTGCAAACATTGAACCAATTAGGCAACCAGAGAATGCTGCAATCACTATGCCTCCAGCACATATGAGAGGTGATGAAATTACTGGAGGAGACATGAATTATTTTGCTAAAGACGCATTCCAAAACGAGCTCGATAGGCCTATAGAACCTTTCTTTGGATCACCAATCAGTAACATGCCATTTGATTTTGGAGGCCTTAACAGTCCACCGTTCCATTTAGATGATTTCTTGGGTGATGATGAGATGATTCAGTACTTTGGAGCATAG
- the LOC123894047 gene encoding pre-mRNA-splicing factor ATP-dependent RNA helicase DEAH7-like — MEKNGDGAEIVDINKTTMTLEPEKSTGGGLYVPGKDRVVYVAPEKKSRLGLDTLAIAKRGESQSDGAFKVPKEITTSIAAAAEDEDKSESSVVVEESGDGGTRKRAHRRYRDSTSETSRAESSLTEVHHADTYGNRSVEHRGSDVSASPSGYDRDDHRSERRHARDDSRSNSREVRHRNNYESRESYSGRDSRSRYHDHEHDRKRNRYEGSRRTPGRSDWDSGRWEWEDTPRRDGVSSSRRHQPSPSPMFVGASPDVRLVSPWLGGHTNSSYNSPSPWDHVSPSPVPIRASGSSVKTSVSGYNRRSHKLTFSSENPNTYEEEIADKSDLGEEHKYEITESMRQEMEYDADRAWYDREEGSTLFDSDNSSLFLGDEASFQKKEAELAKRLVRRDGTKMSLSQSKKLSQLTADNAQWEDRQLLRSGAVRGTEVQTEFDDEDERKVILLVHDTKPPFLDGRVVFTKQAEPIMPIKDPTSDMAIISRKGSALVREIHEKQSSNKSRQRFWELAGSKLGDILGVEKTAEQIDADTAVVGEDGEIDFKEEAKFSNHMKKGEAVSDFAMSKTLSEQRQYLPIFSVREELLQVIRENQVVVVVGETGSGKTTQLTQYLHEDGYTTGGIVGCTQPRRVAAMSVAKRVSEEMDTELGDKIGYAIRFEDVTGPNTIIKYMTDGVLLRETLKDSDLDKYRVIVMDEAHERSLSTDVLFGILKKVVAQRRDFKLIVTSATLNAQKFSTFFGSVPIFHIPGRTFPVNILWSKTPCEDYVEAAVKQAMTIHITSPPGDILIFMTGQDEIEAACYALAERMEQMVSTSKKEVPKLLILPIYSQLPADLQAKIFQKAEDGARKCIVATNIAETSLTVDGIFFVIDTGYGKMKVYNPRMGMDALQVFPVSRAAADQRAGRAGRTGPGTCYRLYTESAYLNEMLASPVPEIQRTNLGNVVLLLKSLKVENLLDFDFMDPPPQDNILNSMYQLWVLGALNNVGGLTKLGWKMVEFPLDPPLAKMLLMGEQLGCLEEVLTIVSMLSVPSVFFRPKDRAEESDAARERFFVPESDHLTLYNVYQQWKQHDYRGDWCNDHFLHVKGLRKAREVRSQLLDILKTLKIPLTTCFPDTDVVRKAICSAYFHNSARLKGVGEYVNTRNGMPCHLHPSSALYGMGCTPDYVVYHELILTTKEYMQCATAVEPQWLAELGPMFFSVKESDTSLLEHKKKQKQEKTAMEEEMDNLKKEQAELERENKRKEKEKRAKNQQQISMPGLKKGSSTFLRPKKFGL; from the exons ATGGAG AAAAATGGAGATGGTGCTGAAATTGTTGACATAAACAAGACTACAATGACTTTGGAACCGGAAAAGTCCACCGGTGGTGGACTTTATGTTCCCGGGAAGGATCGTGTAGTTTACGTGGCACCGGAGAAAAAATCCCGTTTAG GACTTGATACGCTTGCCATTGCGAAAAGGGGAGAGTCTCAAAGTGATGGGGCCTTCAAGGTGCCAAAAGAAATAACCACTTCGATTGCAGCTGCTGCAGAGGATGAAGATAAGTCCGAGTCCTCTGTTGTTGTTGAGGAAAGTGGGGATGGAGGTACACGCAAACGTGCTCATAGAAGATATCGTGATTCGACCAGTGAAACGTCTCGTGCAG AAAGTTCTCTGACCGAAGTTCACCATGCTGATACATATGGGAATCGTTCAGTTGAGCATAGGGGTTCAGAT GTTTCTGCTTCACCTTCTGGATATGACAGGGATGATCATAGGAGTGAGAGGAGGCATGCTAGGGATGATTCAAGGAGTAACAGCCGAGAGGTCCGACATAGAAACAATTATGAAAGTAGGGAATCTTATTCAGGAAGGGATTCACGTAGTAGGTATCATGATCATGAACATGATAGAAAGAGAAACAGATATGAAGGATCAAGGAGAACGCCTG GCAGATCTGACTGGGACAGTGGCCGATGGGAATGGGAAGACACTCCACGAAGGGATGGTGTCTCTAGTTCTAGACGTCATCAACCTTCACCATCCCCAATGTTTGTTGGCGCCTCACCTGATGTACGATTAGTTTCTCCATGGTTGGGGGGCCATACTAATTCATCCT ATAATTCACCTTCTCCTTGGGACCATGTTTCTCCATCTCCTGTTCCGATACGTGCTTCTGGCTCTTCAGTCAAAACTTCTGTTTCTGGATATAATCGAAGGTCGCATAAACTCACTTTTTCTTCAGAAAATCCAAATACATATGAG GAGGAAATAGCAGATAAATCTGACTTGGGTGAAGAACACAAGTATGAGATTACTGAAAGCATGCGTCAAGAGATGGAATACGATGCAGACCGAGCATG GTATGATAGAGAGGAAGGCAGCACATTGTTCGATTCTGATAACTCATCGCTTTTTCTTGGAGATGAGGCTTCATTTCAGAAAAAAGAGGCTGAGTTGGCCAAAAGACTG GTCAGAAGAGATGGGACTAAGATGTCCCTTTCTCAAAGCAAGAAATTGTCTCAACTTACAGCTGATAATGCTCAATGGGAAGATCGGCAACTGCTGAGATCAGGTGCTGTTAGAGGCACAGAGGTTCAGACTGAATTTGATGATGAGGATGAACGCAAGGTCATTCTTCTTGTGCACG ATACAAAGCCTCCTTTTCTCGATGGCAGAGTTGTTTTTACTAAGCAGGCGGAGCCAATTATGCCAATAAAAGATCCAACATCTGACATGGCTATAATTTCTCGTAAAGGATCTGCTCTTGTAAGAGAAATCCATGAGAAGCAGAGTTCAAATAAGTCTCGCCAACGCTTTTGGGAACTTGCAGGCTCAAAACTTGGTGATATCTTAGGTGTTGAAAAAACAGCAGAACAG ATTGATGCAGACACTGCTGTAGTGGGTGAAGATGGTGAAATTGATTTTAAGGAGGAAGCTAAGTTTTCAAACCACATGAAGAAAGGAGAAGCTGTGAGCGACTTTGCTATGTCAAAAACTCTTTCTGAGCAAAGGCAATATCTGCCTATTTTTTCAGTGCGAGAAGAGTTATTACAG GTGATTCGTGAAAATCAGGTGGTGGTTGTAGTTGGGGAAACTGGTTCAGGAAAGACAACCCAATTGACACAG TATCTACATGAGGATGGCTATACTACTGGTGGTATAGTAGGTTGCACCCAACCAAGGCGTGTGGCAGCTATGAGTGTTGCCAAGAGAGTTAGCGAGGAGATGGACACAGAGTTGGGCGATAAAATTGGCTATGCTATACGTTTTGAGGATGTGACTGGGCCAAATACCATAATAAAG TACATGACAGATGGGGTACTTCTACGTGAAACACTTAAAGACTCTGATTTAGACAAGTATAG GGTTATTGTGATGGATGAAGCCCATGAAAGGTCATTAAGCACAGATGTCCTTTTTGGAATATTGAAGAAAGTTGTAGCCCAACGCCGCGATTTCAAGCTGATTGTCACATCAGCAACTCTGAATGCACAGAAATTTTCAACCTTCTTTGGAAG TGTACCGATTTTTCATATTCCTGGGAGAACATTTCCTGTCAACATATTATGGAGTAAAACTCCATGTGAAGATTATGTTGAAGCTGCAGTGAAGCAGGCTATGACTATTCACATAACCAGCCCTCCGGGTGACATCCTTATCTTCATGACTGGCCAAGATGAGATCGAGGCAGCTTGCTATGCCCTTGCTGAAAGAATGGAGCAGATGGTATCAACTTCAAAGAAAGAAGTCCCAAAACTTTTAATTCTTCCCATATATTCTCAGCTTCCGGCTGACTTGCAAGCAAAGATATTTCAGAAAGCTGAAGATGGTGCTCGCAAATGCATTGTGGCCACTAATATTGCTGAGACATCGCTGACTGTGGACGGTATCTTCTTTGTCATAGACACAGGCTATGGTAAAATGAAGGTGTACAACCCTAGGATGGGTATGGATGCTCTCCAAGTCTTCCCTGTTAGCCGTGCTGCTGCTGATCAGCGTGCTGGTCGAGCTGGTCGAACTGGCCCTGGTACATGCTATAGGCTGTATACAGAGAGTGCTTACCTAAATGAAATGTTGGCCAGTCCTGTTCCAGAGATTCAAAGGACTAACCTTGGCAATGTGGTTTTGTTGCTGAAATCTCTTAAAGTTGAAAACTTACTCGACTTTGATTTCATGGATCCACCTCCGCAGGATAATATTCTTAATTCTATGTACCAGTTGTGGGTATTGGGCGCCCTTAACAATGTGGGAGGTTTGACCAAACTTGGCTGGAAAATGGTTGAGTTTCCACTAGATCCTCCACTTGCCAAGATGCTTTTGATGGGTGAACAGTTGGGGTGTCTTGAGGAGGTTCTGACAATTGTTTCCATGCTTTCAGTACCATCTGTTTTCTTTAGGCCAAAGGACCGAGCAGAGGAGAGTGATGCTGCACGTGAACGGTTTTTTGTACCAGAATCAGATCATTTAACCCTTTACAATGTTTATCAGCAATGGAAACAACACGATTACAGAGGTGATTGGTGCAATGACCATTTTTTGCACGTCAAAGGTCTAAGAAAGGCTAGAGAAGTGAGATCCCAACTGCTTGATATTCTCAAGACCCTAAAGATTCCGTTAACGACATGTTTCCCTGACACGGACGTCGTCCGGAAAGCAATTTGTTCTGCCTACTTCCACAATTCAGCAAGATTAAAGGGCGTGGGGGAGTATGTTAACACACGGAATGGGATGCCATGTCATCTTCACCCTAGTAGTGCTCTCTATGGCATGGGTTGCACTCCTGATTATGTGGTTTATCACGAGTTAATCCTCACCACTAAAGAGTACATGCAGTGTGCCACGGCAGTGGAGCCTCAGTGGCTCGCTGAACTGGGACCCATGTTTTTCTCAGTTAAGGAGTCTGATACATCACTATTGGAGCATAAAAAGAAGCAGAAACAAGAGAAAACAGCCATGGAGGAGGAAATGGATAATTTAAAGAAGGAACAAGCAGAGcttgagagagaaaataaacGGAAGGAGAAGGAAAAAAGGGCCAAGAATCAGCAGCAAATTTCCATGCCAGGTTTAAAAAAGGGTTCTTCCACATTCTTGAGACCAAAAAAGTTTGGTTTGTAA